ACCAACCAGCCCGACGCGGGCACGGACGATCCCCTGAGCATCCACAATTTGCGGGTGCATATCCTTAGTCATGGCGATCGCTTTGATTTCTACAAGCGCGTCGTCTTGAATCGGTAGGAGATCGGTAGGAAATCGATAGGAGATTGATAGCCATCGGTGGCTGATGATTAGCTCATCGGGGTTCCGTTAGTGGCCTATCGGGGGCGATCGCCCGTCCTCAAGATTGCTCCCCGGGTTGATCTCCGGGTCTATCCCAATGAGTAACCCAATGAGTAATTACTCACAAAAATGTCCTGCGGTTCATTGCGTAGGGGACGAAAATGCGTCAGGATTCAGGCAACGGGGTGATGGCAGGCAGTTCCAAAACAAACCTAAAACTGTTTCAAACAATACAGTTTGTCATTGTTGTCCCGCTTGACACTAGACTATCGTGCTTCTAAAGCCGCACTCTATCCTGGAATCCCAGCGCTATGAAGATTCTCAAGACTCAGACGTTGCGAGGCCCCAACTACTGGAGCATTCGATACCCGAAGCTGGTGATCATCCGGCTCGACCTCGAAGACCTGAGCGATCGCCCGTCTAACGAAATCCCTGGATTTTACGACGGGTTGGTATCCCTCCTGCCCAGCTTGGTCGAACACTACTGCTCACCTGGCTGCCGGGGCGGGTTCCTCAGCCGCGTCCAGGAAGGCACCATGATGGGGCATATCGTGGAACACGTCGCGCTGGAATTGCAAACGCTGGCCGGGATGACCGTCGGCTTTGGGCGCACCCGCGAGACCTCGACTCCCGGTGTTTACCAAGTTGTGATTGAGTACAAAAACGAGCAGGCGGGTCGCTACGCAGCGCGGGCGGCGGTTCGCCTTTGCCAGAGCATCGTAGACACAGGTCGCTATCCCGTTGAAGAACTGGAGCAAGACCTGAACGACCTGCGAGAACTGGCGATGGAAGCGGCGCTCGGCCCCAGTACCGAGCATATCGTCGCCGCGGCCGAGGCGCGGGGGATTCCCTGGATGCCACTCAGCACGCGATCGCTCATCCAGCTTGGCTACGGCGAATATCAGAAACGTATCCAGGCCAGCCTCAGCAGCGGCACGGGCATTTTGGGCGTAGAGCTAGCCAGCGACAAGGAAGGGACGAAGCGGCTGCTGGCCGAAGCGGGTGTTCCGGTTCCTCGTGGCACCACGATTTACTACCTGGATGAACTGGAGCAAGCCATCGAAGACGTGGGCGGGTTCCCCATCGTCATCAAGCCGCTAGACGGCAACCATGGCCGCGGCATCACCATCGACATTAACTCAATGGCAGAAGCCGAGGAAGCCTACGATGCTGCCCAAGCTGCCTCAAAATCCCATGCAGTAATTGTCGAGCGCTTCTATCGCGGGCGCGATCACCGGATCTTGCTCGTCGGTGGCAAAGTGGTGGCAGTGGCAGAGCGCGTCCCTGCTCACGTCGTTGGCAACGGTCGCTCCACCATTGCTGAACTGGTGGACGAAACCAACCGCGACCCCCGCCGGGGGACAGGACACGACAACGTGTTGACCCAGATCGAGCTAGATCGCGCTGCCTTTCAAATGCTGGAGCGCCAGGGCTATGACCTGGATACAGTGCTGCCGATGGGGCAAGTGTGCTACTTGAAGGCGACCGCAAACCTTAGCACAGGCGGCATCGCCATCGATCGCACGGACGACATCCACCCTGAAAACCGCTGGATTGCCGAACGCGCCGCCAAAATCATCGGGCTGGACATTGCCGGATTGGACGTGGTAACCCCCGACATTTCTAAACCCATGCGCGAGGTGGATGGCGTAATTGTAGAAGTCAACGCCGCGCCGGGCCTGCGGATGCACTTCTCACCCAGCGAGGGTACGCCGCGCAACGTGGGCGAAGCCATCATCGACATGCTGTTTCCGCCCGGAACGCCCGGCCGTGTGCCCATTGTGGCGGTGACGGGCACCAATGGTAAAACCACCACCAATCGCCTGACCGCCCATATTTTCAAGCAAACGGGGCAAATCGTCGGCTACACTACCACCGACGGCATCTACATTGGCGACTATCTAGTGGAAAAGGGCGACACCACAGGGCCCCAAAGCGCCCAGGTGATTTTGCAAGATCCAACGGTGCAAGTCGCGGTGCTGGAAACGGCGCGGGGCGGGATTTTGCGCTCTGGGCTGGGCTTTAACCAGTGCGATGTGGGCGTGGTGCTGAATGTGGCGGCCGACCATTTGGGTATTGGCGATATCGATACGGTGGAGCAACTGGCACACCTTAAGAGCGTCGTGGCAGAAAGCGTCGGGGTGGGCGGCTATGCTGTGCTGAATGCGGATGACCCGCTGGTGGCGGCGATGGCTGGCCGCGTCAAGTCGCAGGTGGCCTACTTTGCCATGAACCCGGACAATCCCACGGTGCAAAACCACGTCGCTCAGGGTGGACTGGCGGCAATTTATGAAAACGGCTACCTGACGCTGGTGAAAGGCGACTGGGCGCTGCGGCTGATGGAGGCGGCCAGCGTGCCCCTGACGATGGGCGGCCGTGCGCCGTTTATGATTGCCAATGCGCTGGCGGCTTCGCTGGCGGCCTTTGCCCAGGGCGTTCCGGTCGAGGCCATTCGGCAGGGGCTTGCCACCTTCCAGGCCTCTGCCAGCCAGACTCCCGGCCGCATGAATCTGTTTAATCTGGGTGAGTTTCATGTCCTGTTGGACTATGCCCACAATCCCCACAGCTATGAGGCGCTGGGCGGCTTTGTGCGGAACTGGAACGGGGAGCGGATCGGGGTGATTGGCGGACCGGGCGATCGCCGCGATGAGGACTTCATTACCCTCGGTCGGCTCTCGGCTGCCATTTTCGACCGGATTTACATCAAAGAAGACAACGACACCCGTGGACGAGCGCGGGGCAGCGCAGCTGCGTTTATCGAAGAAGGTATTCGGCAAATCCAGCCAGATCTGAAATATGACGTGATTCTGGACGAAACCGAAGCCATTAATACGGCGCTGGATCAGGCCCCCAAGGATGCGCTAGTGGTGATTCTGCCGGAGAGCGTTAGCCGTGCCATGAGCCTGATCGATGCCCGCCGACCCATTTCGGAGGCGACCACGCTCCAGCCCACCCCCGAAGCCCCACCAGAGCCGCCAAGGTTGGAAGACAATCCCTTCGAGACGGGCTTTGAAGAGTTTGTGCCCTCTGTGGCAGAGGGATAGGCTGGGGTTAGGATTCAGCGCTGCTTGAGCCAGTCTGCTTGAGCCAGTCTTCTTCCCGCTTAAACGTGGTAGACCCCAACAGTTCCCAATTGCGTCGCTGCAATCGCCAGGTTACATTTCTCAGGGTTGCCATGCTCCCTGGTGCCAGTTTAAGCTGACTAATCGGTTTGACGACGGGATTGGCGATCGTCATTGGGTTTCCCTCCGCCTTCTGAAAGTGCTGCTTAGAAATGCTGCAAAAAATGCCACTTTAATGCCGCTTAATGCCGCCTTGAAGCTGCTCTTTGGATGAGTATAGGGTTCGAGCCTTTTGAGAATCGTGTTAAGCAGTCAGAGGCAAACTGTGTGAGGATAGTGCTGGCTCAACTTGCAGGCTGAGATTTGGGTATTTAAGCAATCGTTGGTAGCATTTGGCAATAATTGGCAACATTTAGGTTTCTCTAGGGTTTCTCATCAGGAAAGAATTATGTTGAAAGCGTCTGAGGTAATGTCCAAAGAAGTAGCGACCATTCGCGGCTCAGCCACGGTCTATGAAGCCGTCAAGCTGATGAAGGAAAAGGCGACCCGGACGCTGATTGTGGAACTGCGCCACAGCCAGGATGCCTATGGCATTGTGACTGAAACGGACGTGGTGTACAAAGTCGTCGCCTACGGCCTCGACCCAGCGCGGGTGCGCGTGTTTGAAATTATGACCAAGCCCTGCATCGTGGTGAATCCTGATCTGGGTGTGGAATATGTTGCGCGGCTATTTGCCAATACGGGCATTCACAGCGCTCCGGTGATTCAGGGCGGGCTGCTGGGGCTGATTACGCTGAACGACATCCTGACCAAGGGCGACTTTGTGGAACAGCCCAAGGCCGTGCTGCTGGAAAACCAACTGCAAGAGGCGATCGCCCATGCCCGACAGGTCTGCGCCGCCAAAGGCATCGACTCGCCAGACTGCGCTGCGGCGTGGGACATTGTGGAAGAATTGCGAGCCGAAGCCGCCCACCAAAAAGCCAATCGCACCTACGGCGATATCACAGGCGGCAAGTCTGCCTTTGAGCAATACTGCGAAGAGAACCCCGACGCACCCGAAGCGCGAATGTATGATTCGTAATTGGAATTCGTACGGACTTACGCACTTGCGATAAGTTTGCTGGGTTTTGGACGATTTCTCGCGGGCTGTGCCCGCGAGAAATCGTCCAACTGCGTGAGTCCTACCAAAATCTCAGATCAGCGGGATCCGAATGATAAACGTTGTGCCCTTGCCCACTTCCGATTCGCATTCCAGACTGCCGCCGTGACGCTGCACGACAATCTGGTAGCTGATGGACAGCCCTAGCCCTGTGCCTTTGCCAACGGGCTTGGTGGTAAAGAACGGATCAAACAGGCGATCGCGCGTTTCGGCAGAGATGCCCGGGCCGTTGTCGGCAATGCGAATGACAACGCAGCCAGTTGGCTCTGGCGACTGAGAGGGTGCGGGTTCGGCGGGCGGTGCGAGGGCGATCGCGGGCTGCGGCACAAACTCGGTCGAGATGGTAATCCGGCGTGGCGGGGGGCACTCTTCTAGCGCGTCGATCGCGTTCACCAGAATGTTCATAAACACCTGGTTTAACTGACCCGCATAGCATTCCACTTTGGGCAGCGATCCGTATTCTTTTTCAACGTCAATTCCTGTTCCTTCGGCGTGATTTTTTAGGCGATTTTGCAGGATCAACAGCGTGCTGTCAATGCCTTCGTGAATATCCACGGGCTTTTTCTCTGCTTCGTCGAGCCGAGAAAAGTTTCGCAGCGACAGCACAATCTGACGAATCCGGTCTGCGCCAATTTTCATCGAGGTCATCAGCTTGGGCAGATCGTCGGCAATAAAGTCTAGGTCGATCGACTGGAGCGCCTGAGCCACCTCATCCGGCGGATCGGGGATGTGATTTTGATACAGATTCAACAGATGCAGCAGGTCTTTGGTGTAGTTGTTGGCGTGAACCAAATTGCCATTGATGAAATTCACCGGATTGTTGATTTCGTGGGCAATGCCCGCCACCATCTGCCCCAGGCTGGACATTTTTTCGGACTGGATCAGGTGCGCCTGGGTCTGCTGGAGGTGCTGCAATGTCTGGCTGAGCTGGGCGGCTTGGGCTTCGGCGGCGATCGCCGCTTCTCGGCTGTGGGCATACAACTCCGCTTGGTCAATGGCGATCGCCACCTGGTCGGCAACGGCTTGCAGCAGTTCCACCTCGCTGTCTGTCCAGGCGCGGGGGCTGCTGTGGTAGCAGGCGATCGCCCCCAACTTGTGCGATCGCGTCTCTAGGGGCATCAGCAGATGAGCCACCGCATCGGCCCGGTTCAGCACCTCTAGCAAGCCCGGTTCCACCGCTCCGGGCCGCCCGTCGGCAATCCGCACCATTTCCAGATTCAGCACCTTTTCACCCAGCACCCGCCCCGGCCCCAGCGGATAGTCGCCCAGCAGGCTGAGCAGCGCCGGATTGCGGGCTTCGTGAGTAATCTCCAGCCGCGTTGCCTCCAGCGTCGAGCGACACCAGAGAAACTGGCAGCGATCCACTTGGAGCAGCGACCACACCTCACTCACCGTTGTTTCCAAGATCGCCTCCAGATCCAGCGACGCGCGAATCTGGCTGGCCAGGCGAAACAGCAGCGCCTCCCGCCGACTCAGCAACTCCTCTCGCGCCAGCGTCCGGTCGATGGCAACGGCGAGACTGTTGGAAATCCAGCCCAGGGTTTTATGCACCGTTTGGGCAAAGGGCAGATGGCTAAACAGCGCCATGACCCCGATTAAGCGATCCTCTGTGACCAGCGGGTAAGCCGCAAAGCCAACTATGCGCTCTTGCTCCAGCCAGTCTTTGGAGCCGATACACATATCATTTAGCACGTTGTCGGTGAGGTAGGGCTGCCGCGTTTGGGCAGCGTAGCCAATCACCGAAATGCCAATGGGAATGCGGTTTTGAAACTCCTTGGGGCAAGAGTAACCGCCTGTGCTGGCTTGTAGCTCTAGCAGCCGCGTTTCGGGATTAAGCGTCCACACGTAGGCCGAGTGCGCGTCGAGATACTGCACGAGTTGGGCCGTGCAGCGCTTCAGGATGTCAATAACAGTGCCGCCCTGGGATAGGGTTACGCCGACGGCCGCGCCCAGTTCCGCCAAGTGCGATCGCGCTTTGAGTTCCTGCTCTGCTTCTTTGCGCTCCGTGATGTCCGTTCGCAGGGCGATATAACGCTGAGGCTTGCCTGTCTCATCGAGAATCGGCACGATGGTCGTATCCACCCAGTAGAGGATATTGTTCTTAGCCCGGTTGCAAATTTCGCCGCGCCACACATTGCCAGAGGATATGGTCTGCCACATATCCCGGAAAAACTCCCGCGAGTGATAGCCAGAGCTAATCAGCCGATGATCTTGCCCGATTAGCTCCTCGCGAGAATACCAGGAGATTTCGCAGAATTTATCGTTGGCGTAGAGGATCTTGCCCTGAGGGTCGGTAACGGCGGCGATGGAGTGCTGATTTAGCGCGAAGGCCAGGTCAGAAAGCAAGTCGTACTGCGGCGGTTTGGGATCGAGCGGCGCATCTGCCGAAACTTCGCTGGCAGTGGCGCACAAGAGCTGGCGGTCTTGCAGCGGCCCAATGCGCCACTGGAGCCGATGATAGCTGCCGTCGCGGTGGCGGCATCGGTTTTGAAAGGTGACTTTCTTCCCTTTGGCGACGACTTTTTGAATGTGGTTGAGGGTGATTTCCCAGTCGTCGGGATGGATAAATTCTAGGAACGGCTTGGCCATGAGTTCTGCTGCGGTATAGCCCAGCAGCTTGCGCCAGGCGGGGTTGAGCCGCTTGAGGTAGCCGTCTGCGCCCATCACGCAGGCCAGATGGGCCGATAGGGAAAACAGCAGCTTTTGCTCGGTTTCGGCGGCGTGGTGCTGGGCAATCGCCTCTGTCAGAGCCGCCGTGCGCCGCCGTAGCTCAAGTTGAGCAATGACCTGTCGCGCCAGCAGCCGCAAGCCGTCCATCAGCCCTTCCGATGGATTTCCCGGCTCCCAGCCCATCACCGCCAGTACGCCCAGCGCCGCCCCCGCCGGACTCAGCAGCGGCACGCCAGCATAGAAACGTACCGCAGGCGTACCCACGGTGATCGGCTCAAATACAAACCGCTCATCCTGCTGCAAGTCTATCACCAGCAGACCGTCTTCGGCGGCCAGCGTGCTGTCCAGGCACACCAGCGGATGGCAGGGCGTGTTTTCGGGCCAGCCCGTCAGCGCCTTCAGCCAATAGCGGTCTTCGCCTGCCAGCGCCGAACTGTCGCCTCGCAAAAAGGCGATCAGCCCCACCGACACGCCTCCTAACTGCGCTGCCAACCGCGCCAGCCCATCAAACCCCTCTTCGGGCGTGCTGTCTAAAATGTTGTACTGACGCAGCACATCGAGCGTAGCAAAGTCGGGAACTGGCATAGTTGTGGCACGGAAAGCAAGAGAAATGAGGGGCGGATAGGCGACGGGCTGCGAACCTGTGAAGCGACGGAAAACTTTTGACTCAGCTCAGTACTAGACTCATACACTTGCGATCAGTTTTCTGGACTTTGGATGGTTTCTTGCGGGCGTGACCCGTAAGAAGTCCTCCCACTGCATAAGTGCCCCATATTTTCTAAAATACCAGCGCCAGAAGAGGGGACAAAGCCCCCAATCGCTCATCTTTCCTAGAGTTCCCTTACCTCTGGAAGACTATACAGTGGATTGGGGGGCTGCCTGGTGGGGCGGAGCAACGGGCAGCACGACGGTGAAACAGGTTTGTCGGGCGGCACTGGCGACCTGAATGCTGCCACCCAGATGTTCTGTCATTTTTTGCACCAAAGCCAGCCCCAGCCCTGTGCCCCCTTGTTTCCAGCGGTCGATGCCAGGGACGCGATAGAACTTCTCAAAAATATGGTCTAGCGCCTCGGTGGGGATTTCCACACCAGAGTTGCAGACACGCAGCACAAAAAAGCCTGAATTAGACGAGTAAAGAGAGGCGAAATTTTGCGCTGAGGCGAGATTTGGGGCAGCAGCGAAGGGCTTGAGGGCAAACGGGCGATCGCCCCCGGTCGCTTTGGCTATCGTTTCAGTCGTCGTTTCAGCCGTCGTTTCAGTCATCACAGCAGTTTCGCAGTCAAACGGGCCGACAGCGCAAGCAGCCACCCGAATTTTTTCACCGGGCGGTGTGTATTTGCAGGCATTGTTGAGCAGTTCTGTCAAAATGCGCTCCAGGCAGGCTGGGTCGGACGTGATGACGGGCAGCTTGTCGGAAATTTCAATCTGCAAAGTCTGCTGGCGGTTGCGGATGCGCTCCTGAAACGACTCGACAATGTGCAGCACCCAGTCCTGGAGGGAGATGGGTTCCAGCTCAAGGGCCTGTGTCCCGGAGGCGAGGCGCTGTAAATCGAGCAGGTCGTTGATTAAATTAGCCTCACGTTCGCACTCCGCTTCTAAAATCTTTAGATATTGCTCGCGCCGCTCGTTGTGCTGCGACAGTTTCAGCATATTGATCGCCATTTTAATATTGGTAATCGGGGTTCGCAGTTCGTGAGAGACGGTGCTGAGAAAATCGTCCTTGAGCAGGTTCAAGTCTTCCAGTGCCTTGAGCTGAATTTGGGCCGCTTCATATAGCCGCGCCTGCCGCAGGGCGATCGCACACTGGCTGGCCACCTGCTGCACCAGCCGCACCTCTGGCTCCTCAAAGCATTCGCCCTGCGGCTTAAATAGCCATAGATCCCCCAACACGCCCTGATCGTCCCAAATTGGATGGGCCAGCACCGTCATCATGCAGGCAGTGGGGCGGACTGGATGGGGCAGCGCGGCGCAAAACTGGCAGGATTCTCCCCGCAGCAGCAAACCATGAACCTCAGAAAACTCGTTGGGAATGGCAAAGCTCGTGCCCAGCGCCGACGGCAGGGCAACTGTATATTCGTACTGAATTGTCGAATACTTCTGGTCGGCACTGTAGAGCGCTGCATCACAACAGAGGAGGTTTAGCTCTTGCCCCAGCGCCTGCACCGCCGTCTGCAAAATCTGTGACTCGTCCAGGCTGTCGCGCACGCTGTCGGTAATGCGCCTGACCAATGCTTCGTAGCTCAGCGCCTGCTGAATCGCGCCAAACTGCTGGGTCAGCGTTTTGCCCATCGTTCTAAAGTTTTTGACCAGAAACGCGAGTTCGGTGATCTGGCTGTCGGGCCAGTCGATGGGCTGCCCAGCCAGCAGCTTGTCGGGTAGATTGGTCGTTACCTGGGCAAGCCGGGACAGGGGGCGCACCATCCGCTGGCTCACCAGCGCCGACACCAGCAGCGCCAGCAGCGCGATCGCCAGCAGCAGCGCCAAATTTCGAGAGTAGATGCTCTGGATATTTCGCATATCCGGCTGGGCAGAAGCCATGACTTCCAGCGTCCAGGGCAGGCCTACATCCACAGGCACTTCCTGCACAAAGGAGGAGTTGATCCAGCGCACCATGATGGGCCGGTGTTTGTCGGGAAATAGCTGGTAGAAATGCTCATCCAGTTGCTCAATGCTGCTATTCTCCGGCAGTTGCAGCAGCGAACCGGGTGGGCGATCGCCCTGCGTACTTAACACCACTACCTGCCGCCGCCCAATGAGCGTGAGATCCAAATCCTGGTCGCCAGCGCTCTGTCGCAGCAGGGACTCGACTCGATCGAGCGTCAGTTCACTGGTGATTAGTCCTTCAACCTGCCCATCCCGTACAATGGGAAAATTCCAGATGACATAGGGCGGCGAACCAGACACCACATCCGACAGAATCGGCTGGAGTGTCTGTCGAGCCAGGGCTGCATAGGGGCTTAGTGGGGCGATCGCCGCGTCGAATGCTTTACCAAACGGCTCATCAAACGCTTCATCAGACCGATTGCTCGATCGCGATCTGTTGTGGCTGGAAACCAGCAGCCGCCCCTCCCGATTCCACACCTGCACTTGGCGCAGATCAGGCAGCAGCCGTTGGGTCGATTCGAGATGGTGCTGCAAATGCTCCAGATCCGTCTTGTGATACTGCACGACTTGCAGCGCTAGTTCGTTCGCCGACCGCAGATTTTCCTGATGCCACGACCGCAGCGCTGCCACGGCATAGCCCGATACCCGACTGAGATCGGCCCGGGCTTCGGCCCGAATATTGTCCACCACATCGCGGCTGGCAAGCACAATCAGCAGCAGCGTCGGAAAAAAGACAAACGCCACCAGCAGGTTAAACAAGGTTTGCTGAACAGCGAGAGAGTTGATGGCGCTGGGTCGATTTAGCCAGCGGTGGATGGGCAAATAGGTCATCAATAGGCTGGCAACCAGCGCATTGAAGATGCCATTCACAGGCTGCTTGAGCAAAATGATTTGCACCTGGAAGGGGTCGGCCTGCAACACGCCCGCATAGAAAAACCAGCCCAGGGGAACCCCGATCAGCAGCCAGAAGAGTCCATCCAGCAGCACGATGTTTGGACGGTTTGTGGGGCGATCGCCATAAAACAAAACACCCACAAACAGCGCCTCCAGCGTAAAAACCACGCCCGCGTAGAAATGTCCCCACAGAAAGTAGGTACAAACACCACTCAGCGCCCCTGCCAACACGCCCCACCGAACCCCATAAAACCCCACCACCAGCCACACGGCAATGGAGCCAAAAATCAGGTCAATGTTAAAAAACAGGTTCCATCGCGCCAGATTGCCCAGATAGCTAGCGACAAGCAAAATCAACAGACCCAGAAGACTTCTGCGCCGGAGAGGGAAACCAGTGAGTTGCCTCAGTTGACGCTTTAGCCCCATATCATCTGCCCTGTCCAATAGGCTTTACAGCATCTACCCCCGCCACTCAGCATTTCTTTGCAGTTCGCTCTTTGGGGAATGTGCGAGCGCCAGCATAAAGCATCAAAGCCTATGAAATGGTGTGTTACGGCTACGGCCTAACAGCACCCTGCGATGCGCCTATAGTGTGCTTAGAGTGCGCCTAGAGTGCGATGTATTATCGCCTACGCACTAATCGCCTCAGCACTAATCGCCTACGCAGTGAATCTGCGATCGCACGCTGCTGTTTCTATATAACCCCAGGTGGCTTGCGGAATCTGCATTTACAAGTGGGTCTGTTTCAAAAGTTGATTTTTAGGCCAGGTTTTTCAATGCTAGGACTTACGCAGTTGGACGATTTCTCACGGGCTGTGCCCGTGAGAAATCGTCCAAAACCTGGAAAATTTCATTTCAAGTGCGTAAGTCCTAAATGCATTAATGTAGTCCAGAAACAACCCAGGATTCGGAAATCTCTCCTGGGAAATTCGAGCTTTCCATCTGGGCTTGGTATGATCCGCATTATCACAATAAAGGAGTGGATTCGCAGAAATCCCGATTGTTTAGGGAGACAGCCATGAATCAAAACGGCTATGGGGGGGTGCGGTTTACCCTGTCAGGACTGGGGTTTTGGATAACCTTGCTGGCGATCGCCTGGCTGCTGGGCATGGTGGGGCTGGGCTGGCTGGTGAAGTCTTTTATCGTGCTGATTGGGCTGCTGATTCTAACGCCCGTGATTGCCTTTTTTGCCTTTCGCTGGTGGCTCAGCCGCAACCTAGTAGAAGCCCCCTGCCCCGTCTGCGACACTCGCTCCGCAGGCATCAACGGCACCCAACTCCGCTGCCCCAACTGCGGCGAGGCGCTGCGGGTCGAAAAAGGCGCATTCTATCGCCTCACGCCACCGGGCACGATTGATATACAGGCCGTGGAGATCGAGGCTCGCCCCATTGAAGAAGCAAAGGATGAGACGGGCTAGACGTGCTCGATGGCTGCCGTTTTTGCATGGCTGCCGTTTTTGCAAATTGCAGGAACAGCGCAGCAGCTTGATAAGTTGCTAGGCAGTGTCTTAAGACTTTCTAGGTCGTTGATTGCCCTGAGTCAATCCCCCTAAATCCCCGCGCTTACGCGCCGCTTCGCTAGAAAAAAGGGGGACTTCCGGAGTAGCTCGGCTCGGTTCCCCGTTAAGGGGGGCTAGAGGGGATCGACGGGTTTTAAAACACGCCCTACGCTGCTTAATCCCAAGCGCTAAACCCTAAGCGCTAAACCCTAAGCGCTGAGATATCGCCGTACAAAAGTTTCCACCGTTTCTAGCTGAATGCCATAGGCAGACTCAAGCTTCTCCACCTCAGCAGGCGTGGTGTAAAACTCATTGGCTAGCAGCGTGCGGAAGGTGCCCAGCGATGCTTTTAGCTCTGGATTCACCAGACCAATTGCCGCCCGCAGCCCGTCGATTGCCAGCAGCGGCGGGTTGATCAAAATCGGCTCCTTTTTGAAGATGCGGGCAAAGATATTGGGAATTTCGCCGCGCTCCAGGATTTCCGGGCCGCCTGCATTGAAAGTCTGCCTGTGGGCGGCGGGTGTGGTGGCCGAGGCGATCGCCAGTTTGGCCAGATCATCAGTGCTAATAATAGAGGTGCGCGTTTTGGGGTCACCAATCAGCAGATACACGCCGCTCTTGCGAAACTGTTCCGCTAGAGGTAAGAGATTAGACGCAAAGCCAGACGGCCGCAGAATTGTGTAGTTCAGCCCGCTGGCTTGCAGATATTTCTCTACTGCTGCCTTTGCTTTGAACACGGGCGCGTCTT
The Thermoleptolyngbya sichuanensis A183 DNA segment above includes these coding regions:
- the cphA gene encoding cyanophycin synthetase; its protein translation is MKILKTQTLRGPNYWSIRYPKLVIIRLDLEDLSDRPSNEIPGFYDGLVSLLPSLVEHYCSPGCRGGFLSRVQEGTMMGHIVEHVALELQTLAGMTVGFGRTRETSTPGVYQVVIEYKNEQAGRYAARAAVRLCQSIVDTGRYPVEELEQDLNDLRELAMEAALGPSTEHIVAAAEARGIPWMPLSTRSLIQLGYGEYQKRIQASLSSGTGILGVELASDKEGTKRLLAEAGVPVPRGTTIYYLDELEQAIEDVGGFPIVIKPLDGNHGRGITIDINSMAEAEEAYDAAQAASKSHAVIVERFYRGRDHRILLVGGKVVAVAERVPAHVVGNGRSTIAELVDETNRDPRRGTGHDNVLTQIELDRAAFQMLERQGYDLDTVLPMGQVCYLKATANLSTGGIAIDRTDDIHPENRWIAERAAKIIGLDIAGLDVVTPDISKPMREVDGVIVEVNAAPGLRMHFSPSEGTPRNVGEAIIDMLFPPGTPGRVPIVAVTGTNGKTTTNRLTAHIFKQTGQIVGYTTTDGIYIGDYLVEKGDTTGPQSAQVILQDPTVQVAVLETARGGILRSGLGFNQCDVGVVLNVAADHLGIGDIDTVEQLAHLKSVVAESVGVGGYAVLNADDPLVAAMAGRVKSQVAYFAMNPDNPTVQNHVAQGGLAAIYENGYLTLVKGDWALRLMEAASVPLTMGGRAPFMIANALAASLAAFAQGVPVEAIRQGLATFQASASQTPGRMNLFNLGEFHVLLDYAHNPHSYEALGGFVRNWNGERIGVIGGPGDRRDEDFITLGRLSAAIFDRIYIKEDNDTRGRARGSAAAFIEEGIRQIQPDLKYDVILDETEAINTALDQAPKDALVVILPESVSRAMSLIDARRPISEATTLQPTPEAPPEPPRLEDNPFETGFEEFVPSVAEG
- a CDS encoding CP12 domain-containing protein; this translates as MLKASEVMSKEVATIRGSATVYEAVKLMKEKATRTLIVELRHSQDAYGIVTETDVVYKVVAYGLDPARVRVFEIMTKPCIVVNPDLGVEYVARLFANTGIHSAPVIQGGLLGLITLNDILTKGDFVEQPKAVLLENQLQEAIAHARQVCAAKGIDSPDCAAAWDIVEELRAEAAHQKANRTYGDITGGKSAFEQYCEENPDAPEARMYDS
- a CDS encoding GAF domain-containing protein — translated: MPVPDFATLDVLRQYNILDSTPEEGFDGLARLAAQLGGVSVGLIAFLRGDSSALAGEDRYWLKALTGWPENTPCHPLVCLDSTLAAEDGLLVIDLQQDERFVFEPITVGTPAVRFYAGVPLLSPAGAALGVLAVMGWEPGNPSEGLMDGLRLLARQVIAQLELRRRTAALTEAIAQHHAAETEQKLLFSLSAHLACVMGADGYLKRLNPAWRKLLGYTAAELMAKPFLEFIHPDDWEITLNHIQKVVAKGKKVTFQNRCRHRDGSYHRLQWRIGPLQDRQLLCATASEVSADAPLDPKPPQYDLLSDLAFALNQHSIAAVTDPQGKILYANDKFCEISWYSREELIGQDHRLISSGYHSREFFRDMWQTISSGNVWRGEICNRAKNNILYWVDTTIVPILDETGKPQRYIALRTDITERKEAEQELKARSHLAELGAAVGVTLSQGGTVIDILKRCTAQLVQYLDAHSAYVWTLNPETRLLELQASTGGYSCPKEFQNRIPIGISVIGYAAQTRQPYLTDNVLNDMCIGSKDWLEQERIVGFAAYPLVTEDRLIGVMALFSHLPFAQTVHKTLGWISNSLAVAIDRTLAREELLSRREALLFRLASQIRASLDLEAILETTVSEVWSLLQVDRCQFLWCRSTLEATRLEITHEARNPALLSLLGDYPLGPGRVLGEKVLNLEMVRIADGRPGAVEPGLLEVLNRADAVAHLLMPLETRSHKLGAIACYHSSPRAWTDSEVELLQAVADQVAIAIDQAELYAHSREAAIAAEAQAAQLSQTLQHLQQTQAHLIQSEKMSSLGQMVAGIAHEINNPVNFINGNLVHANNYTKDLLHLLNLYQNHIPDPPDEVAQALQSIDLDFIADDLPKLMTSMKIGADRIRQIVLSLRNFSRLDEAEKKPVDIHEGIDSTLLILQNRLKNHAEGTGIDVEKEYGSLPKVECYAGQLNQVFMNILVNAIDALEECPPPRRITISTEFVPQPAIALAPPAEPAPSQSPEPTGCVVIRIADNGPGISAETRDRLFDPFFTTKPVGKGTGLGLSISYQIVVQRHGGSLECESEVGKGTTFIIRIPLI